The Theobroma cacao cultivar B97-61/B2 chromosome 2, Criollo_cocoa_genome_V2, whole genome shotgun sequence genome includes the window GGTATTGCCTATTTACTAAAGTTTTCCTATcactataaaaataaaaaagatgcAAGTCTTCATACATATTTATGAAGACCACCACACCAACAAGATGggaaatgatttaaaaaagaattatacaaaaagaaaaacgtgTTCATGGCATACCATTGAAGAATGACAAGAAATCAAGGCATGCGAAAGTAGTAGTTATATCTGTATAATTTCTGTTAAGTCAAGGACTGGATTTCTTTGTTGGAGGAGATTGctgagaaagaaaaggaacatCCACCACTGTCCCAAGAATATTTTCTCCAACAACCACAGTATCCCCACACGAAGCTGCTTGCCTCTTGATGTAGCCTAAAGCAAAATGGTCAGATTCCTTTCTTCCAGTGGTATAGCTTGTCAGCTTTCCGACCTGCAgaatttaaagaaaagctTTGTGTCAGTTCCCCATTCTACCTTAAATATGAGCCAAAAGTAAACGAATTCCCTCATAATTCCaatatatacatgtatttCAATCTAACAAATCACTTTACGGAAAGAAACGGACTAGAACCTTTTTCCCATTAACTGTAATTGGGCTGCCAGGTTCTACTGGTGCTGACAAATGAATTCCCCATAGTCTCTGTTTAACTCCATCATATGTAATGAGTCTTGATATTGTCTCTTGCCCCTTATAACAGCCTAAGAATAGTAGCGTTAGATAGAGCatctttgaaattttcttaGCAGATAGTCAATGGTAAGGATTAGCTACCCTTGTTCATAGAAATTGAGTTCCAAAGACCAGCCTCCAGAACATTAAATTCATTAGTTAGCTCCTTTCCAGGAGCTGGTCGTCCTGCAAAATTAAGTTAGATTTGCCTAAGAACTTACTGAATTACAATTAATCgggaataaaaaaatattaacaatCAATTAAATCAGAGAGCTACTTAATAAACATTTTCCTAGACTGCTTTTTTAACAAGACTAGTAACAgaaatgctcaaaatgcttCACTACAACTGGACTTAGCAAATGCTTGAATTTGATATTCTGCATTGAGCAAATAAATAAACCATGAAGCCATGACAGGGCAACAAATAAAGAATTACCACCTTGTATAACCCTTAGTTTTTCCCAGGCATTAAAACCCAATGGAATAGCACCCTGAGATAGAAGAGTTTTCCAGACTGATCCGGCTGTCGTTGGTGACATCAACAACGAAAAACCTTCTTGAGAAATTATATTTCCCACCCCAACAGTTAGAGGCATACCATTCACCTGAAATTGGATAAAAATCCTATTTTTGATATACAACAATAAACACTAAACAGAATACAATTTGACTACTTTCCTATTCTAAATACTATTTTGACATCAAAGAATCTTACCAGCGAGGAACTTaccacataaaaaaaattaaaaatgcaaaatagTCCAAGACAGACCAAAATTAACAACTTGCTCAAAAGAATATAGAGACCTTACGCTGTAATGTCGATTTGTGCCATATGGTTGCCCAACAAGATCACTGAGATTCAAATTAGCCATCACCTGTTTGCACATTACAACTCAAGTCATTAAgatcatcaaaattaaaaccaacaaaaagAGCAATGTCATGGAAGAATAACAATTTATAGAAATTTCCTTACTTGGTTGCTTTTTGGACCTGCTAGAGCAAATAAGCAAGTTTGCTTGGTGATGTCTTGAATCTCTACCTTATCAGCAAAAAATACGTACCTGCAAAAGAAAAGCTGAGCACCACGAACATGGCAAAGCTATTCAGGGACAAAAGCAATGAATGCAATGATCTCCAAGAGGTTGAATGGACATACTTATTGAGCATTTCAGTTATGTTTCCACAGGTCTCTGGTGAAACCACTAACACAACTGCCTTTTTCTGTGAACTTGAACAAAAGACTAATAAGCAAACAAATCAACTAGGATCCATCCATTGCTAAAAAGCAAACTAAAATACATTAGAAATAGGAAATAAGACTACCATAATCCACGCATAAGCAATATCTATTGTCCTCGCTGTTGGCGTAACAAAAACTGTATCACATCCCTATGAATTTCAATTGAAGAAAATCCATTCAATTTGAACCAAATGAAGCAAAAAAATGACGCAAACAAAGAGGGTATGTATATCTACTACTCCCCAAGAAACACACACCTGTCCTTCACTAAGACATTCAAAATCTGCAGTAGTTTGGTTGTGAAGAAACTGAATACGGTCATCTCCACTGACTTCAATAATTCAATccaatatattattttcataagaaCAAATCATACTCGGATAAGTAAACCTCAAATGAAGTGCAGTGGGAAATAAGCAGAGGTA containing:
- the LOC18608064 gene encoding putative transferase At1g60990, chloroplastic — encoded protein: MTTATATATPCVAHLVGRSTARLQYSRAAPLLYRNAAFSTKKSNKNKLSSGKSCSTSIIAALPFELSPPPIDHDFLDTVTAEGAKVSEEGIIETFENDDEALDAFDNGVVVMDLSHFGRIRVSGDDRIQFLHNQTTADFECLSEGQGCDTVFVTPTARTIDIAYAWIMKKAVVLVVSPETCGNITEMLNKYVFFADKVEIQDITKQTCLFALAGPKSNQVMANLNLSDLVGQPYGTNRHYSVNGMPLTVGVGNIISQEGFSLLMSPTTAGSVWKTLLSQGAIPLGFNAWEKLRVIQGRPAPGKELTNEFNVLEAGLWNSISMNKGCYKGQETISRLITYDGVKQRLWGIHLSAPVEPGSPITVNGKKVGKLTSYTTGRKESDHFALGYIKRQAASCGDTVVVGENILGTVVDVPFLSQQSPPTKKSSP